CCATCGCCATCGAAAACGCGCGCATGCACCAGACCTTGAAGCGCCAGATGGAACTCATAAACGCATACGACTACCAGGTTTTTGAAGACTAGGGAGCATCTTATGGAAAAAACACGAATTGGAATAAACGGCTTCGGCCGCATCGGCCGGCAGGTGCTCAAAACCATCTGGCAGCGCCACCGCGACACCCTGGAAGTCGTGGCCATCAACGACCTCTTCGATACCCGGACCAACGCCCATCTGCTGCGTCACGACACCTCCTACGGACATTTCGAACCCACGGTTACCGCCGACGACGACACCATCCGGGTGGGCGGCGAATGGGAAGTGAAGAGCTTCTCCCAGCGCGACCCCAAACTCATTCCCTGGAAATCGTGCGGCGTGGACATCGTCATCGAATCCACGGGCATCTTCCGCACCGGCCCGACAGCCGGCCAGCACCTGGAGAGCGGGGCCAAGAAGGTCATCATCACCGCGCCATCCAAGGACGAGGACCTGACCGTGGTCATCGGAGTGAACGAGGACAAGTACGACCCGGCCATCCATCACATCGTCTCCAACGCCTCCTGCACCACCAACTGTCTGGCTCCGGCGGTCAAGATCATGCACGCCAAATTCGGCGTGGCCAAAGGCGTGCTGACCACGGTCCACGCCTACACCAAC
This DNA window, taken from Desulfomicrobium sp. ZS1, encodes the following:
- the gap gene encoding type I glyceraldehyde-3-phosphate dehydrogenase, whose protein sequence is MEKTRIGINGFGRIGRQVLKTIWQRHRDTLEVVAINDLFDTRTNAHLLRHDTSYGHFEPTVTADDDTIRVGGEWEVKSFSQRDPKLIPWKSCGVDIVIESTGIFRTGPTAGQHLESGAKKVIITAPSKDEDLTVVIGVNEDKYDPAIHHIVSNASCTTNCLAPAVKIMHAKFGVAKGVLTTVHAYTNDQRILDLPHKDLRRARAAACNMIPTSTGAAKAVAKVIPEMAGRFDGYSVRVPVPAVSLVDFVAVLERDATAEELKTAFKDAAAGELKGILGYAEEPLVSSDFIADPHSGVVDADFTTVQAGNLAKVLIWYDNEWGYSCRVADLAHLMAQKGL